From the Sphingomonas mesophila genome, one window contains:
- a CDS encoding phosphatase PAP2 family protein, with the protein MLRFYVMLLPLLAAAVLILAAWVGGPQNAVDFAIVAESVKLRQANPLLTELPAWLSLLGNAIVLLPLSALVALALALIRRWRPALLLTVIVAGERLLLDGIKLLLGRARPDIAVHPVDTHSFSFPSGHAANTMTVLVAIALFALPARHRHWSVPLAVALAAAVGLTRPWLGVHWPSDVLGGWMLAALVLFAACWADRRWRISDPGARTAASDYSPASSAARQG; encoded by the coding sequence ATGTTACGCTTTTATGTCATGCTCCTGCCGCTGCTCGCCGCGGCCGTCCTCATTCTCGCCGCATGGGTCGGCGGGCCGCAGAACGCGGTCGACTTCGCAATCGTCGCCGAGTCGGTGAAGCTGCGCCAGGCCAACCCGCTGCTGACCGAGCTGCCCGCCTGGCTCAGCCTGCTCGGCAACGCCATCGTCCTGTTGCCGTTGAGCGCGCTCGTGGCGCTCGCCCTCGCCCTGATCCGCCGCTGGCGCCCGGCCCTGCTCCTGACGGTAATCGTCGCCGGCGAGCGCCTCCTGCTCGACGGCATCAAGCTCCTCCTCGGCCGAGCCCGCCCCGACATCGCGGTCCATCCGGTCGATACCCACAGCTTCAGCTTCCCCAGCGGCCACGCCGCCAACACCATGACCGTGCTCGTCGCGATCGCGCTGTTCGCGCTGCCCGCGCGCCACCGCCACTGGTCGGTCCCGCTCGCCGTCGCGTTGGCTGCCGCGGTTGGCCTCACCCGCCCGTGGCTCGGGGTGCACTGGCCGAGCGACGTGCTCGGCGGCTGGATGCTCGCGGCGCTGGTCCTGTTCGCGGCCTGCTGGGCCGACCGGCGCTGGCGGATCAGCGATCCGGGCGCGCGAACAGCAGCATCAGATTATTCGCCGGCATCGTCCGCCGCTCGGCAAGGCTGA
- a CDS encoding PilZ domain-containing protein has product MDESSQSQNRRSRRSNVLMAASVESGGARIPVKLRNLSKDGALVEAAGLPPVGTVVRFLKGELTLAGHVAWAAGKRAGIAFDCPLDPESVLRHVPRPTPRPATDHRRPRLRGQELSAGERKIAQDWIFGTPLPHIAD; this is encoded by the coding sequence ATGGACGAGAGCAGCCAATCGCAGAACCGCCGGTCGCGGCGCTCCAATGTCTTGATGGCGGCCTCGGTCGAAAGCGGTGGCGCGCGCATCCCGGTGAAGCTGCGCAACCTGTCGAAGGACGGCGCGCTGGTCGAGGCGGCGGGCCTGCCGCCGGTCGGGACGGTGGTGCGCTTCCTGAAGGGCGAGCTGACGCTGGCGGGCCATGTCGCGTGGGCAGCAGGCAAGCGCGCCGGGATCGCGTTCGATTGCCCGCTCGACCCGGAGTCGGTGCTTCGCCACGTACCGAGGCCGACGCCGCGCCCGGCGACCGACCATCGCCGCCCGCGGCTTCGCGGCCAGGAACTAAGCGCCGGCGAGCGCAAGATCGCGCAGGACTGGATTTTCGGAACGCCGCTGCCGCACATCGCGGACTGA
- a CDS encoding PilZ domain-containing protein: protein MEDLSLETTSFSLDREPPAQPDRREGKRHLTLFRVGVISVDDRRELCLIKNISAGGMSIRPYCVLAAGERVVIELKSGMSVPGVVAWTDGGSAGIEFDEPVEVLDILAAANDRPRPRMPRIAIDCFATVRDGANVHRLRVCDISQGGVKLAGEVAIDAANDLAVTLPGLPPQPAALRWNGGGHLGITFNRLLPLAELVEWLRAIREQPRAA from the coding sequence ATGGAAGATCTGTCGCTCGAAACCACCAGTTTCTCGCTCGACCGCGAGCCGCCGGCGCAGCCCGACCGGCGCGAGGGCAAGCGCCATTTGACCCTGTTCCGGGTCGGCGTGATCAGCGTCGACGATCGCCGCGAACTCTGCCTGATCAAGAACATTTCGGCGGGCGGCATGTCGATCCGCCCCTATTGCGTGCTCGCCGCGGGCGAACGCGTGGTGATCGAGCTCAAGTCGGGAATGTCGGTCCCGGGCGTCGTCGCGTGGACCGACGGCGGCAGCGCGGGCATCGAGTTTGACGAGCCGGTCGAGGTGCTCGACATCCTCGCCGCCGCCAACGACCGGCCGCGCCCGCGCATGCCACGTATCGCCATCGATTGCTTCGCCACCGTGCGCGACGGCGCCAACGTCCACCGCCTGCGCGTGTGCGACATCTCGCAGGGCGGGGTGAAGCTCGCCGGCGAGGTGGCGATCGACGCCGCCAACGATCTCGCGGTGACCCTGCCCGGCCTGCCGCCGCAGCCCGCCGCGCTGCGCTGGAACGGCGGCGGCCACCTCGGGATCACCTTCAACCGCCTGCTTCCCCTGGCCGAGCTGGTCGAGTGGCTGCGCGCCATCCGCGAGCAACCGCGCGCCGCCTGA